Genomic window (Kangiella profundi):
TTAGTAGACACGTCAGTAACCAGCAATTGTTCCAGCTTTTGTCCCGGATTGACCTGAAATTCTTTCATGCTCGATACGGCTGTCTTGAAATCGGGCTCCGTTTGGTCATAAATACTGAAAAAATCCATACCTTCTACAGCCACTTCTTTTTTTAGCTCATACAGACGAATAACTATCGGTGAAGAACGTCCAAGTTCATCCTGATTGACCTCTTCAGCAACACTGATGCTTAACTCTACTTCCTCGCCTTTATTGCCTTTCAGTAAAGCGCAACTGCTAACAGTAGCGAGTAATAAAGCTGCCACCAACACTCTCTTAATCATCATTAACTGTTTCATTTTTTCCCCTATCGCACACCCAATGCGGTTAATTGAGCTTCATAAGCCTCGGCAAATTCTTCAGAAAAGCGTTTATCAGAACCCTGACCCAGCTCCTCATTTACTTTCCTGTACTGCTCTTTGTACTTGTCCCAGCTCTTTGCTTTTTTAGCTACCGGAATCCACTTTTCGATACTATTGCCCTGCTGTTCATCAGCTACAAAGTGATCTGGGTTAAGCTGAGATAACACGGCATTCACCGCACCTTCTGTTCCTGCCATCAACGCCAGCTCATGACTGCTCATATCTTTAAAGCACTCCTGAATTGCTTGATCCCAACTTAAAAATCCCGGAATCTTTCGTGCAAACAAGTTTCTGATCGCCTCATCCACATTGATTGAAAATTTCAAAGGGTTGTTTTCCTGAGTACGAATGGTTGTTTGCATTACTCTGAATTCACTTTTCATACTGGCTCTTGCACGCAAAATATCGAGCATACCTTGTAGCGACAGTCGCAATGCAGCACCTAACCGATGATAAAATTCTGG
Coding sequences:
- the tssJ gene encoding type VI secretion system lipoprotein TssJ gives rise to the protein MKQLMMIKRVLVAALLLATVSSCALLKGNKGEEVELSISVAEEVNQDELGRSSPIVIRLYELKKEVAVEGMDFFSIYDQTEPDFKTAVSSMKEFQVNPGQKLEQLLVTDVSTKYLMLVAAFKDIDNSQWKVVHEIEQSDELALVIEGKSIVKQ